One genomic window of Brienomyrus brachyistius isolate T26 chromosome 16, BBRACH_0.4, whole genome shotgun sequence includes the following:
- the LOC125709676 gene encoding pro-glucagon-like translates to MTGIHFTVALVLLVVVQSGRQALPQETEDSSSFLTEDIVLEEPRNLSHMKRHSQGTFTNDYSKYLETRRAQDFIQWLMNSKRSSSGGLVRRHAEGTYTSDFSSYLQDQAAKQFVSWLKMGRGGRQ, encoded by the exons ATGACAGGGATCCATTTCACCGTTGCACTGGTCCTGCTGGTCGTCGTTCAAAGCGGCCGGCAAGCGCTCCCACAGGAGACAGAAGACAGCTCCAG tttcctGACAGAGGACATCGTTTTGGAGGAGCCCAGGAATCTCTCACACATGAAGAGGCACTCTCAAGGAACCTTCACTAACGACTACAGCAAATACCTGGAGACGAGACGAGCGCAAGACTTCATCCAGTGGCTGATGAACTCAAAGAGGAGTAGTAgtgg GGGTCTGGTAAGACGTCACGCAGAGGGCACCTACACCAGCGACTTCAGCTCCTACCTGCAGGACCAAGCTGCCAAGCAGTTCGTCTCTTGGCTGAAGATGGGCCGAGGGGGGCGGCAGTAG